From Virgibacillus ihumii, the proteins below share one genomic window:
- a CDS encoding S66 family peptidase — MLIKPNKLQKGDKVATVSPSWGGAGDAELRWRYEQGVKRLENIFGLEVVPMPNSLKGSDYIYENPQSRAEDLMEAFKDKSIKGIIANIGGEDSIRLLPYIEFDVIRENPKIFMGYSDVTVSHLFCLKAGVSSFYGPAILTDFAENVEMDPYTIEMLKRTLFSDEVIGEINPAQKWTSEHLEWDAVNKNQRRTMQLNTGYEVLHGSGVAQGRLIGGCIDVLEFAKSTEIWPEPKYWEDSILFFETSEEKPEPDLIKYWLRNYAAQGILQKASGLIFGKPMDERYYELYKEVIHQVMRENNLENLPVLYNLNFGHTEPKLVLPYGAMAEIDCSKKTFSILENGVK; from the coding sequence TTGTTAATAAAACCAAACAAATTGCAAAAGGGAGATAAAGTTGCGACAGTAAGTCCCTCTTGGGGAGGGGCAGGGGACGCAGAACTTAGATGGCGGTATGAGCAAGGTGTAAAGAGGTTGGAAAATATTTTTGGACTTGAGGTTGTTCCAATGCCCAATAGTTTGAAAGGTTCTGATTATATTTATGAGAATCCACAGTCACGTGCCGAAGATTTAATGGAGGCGTTTAAGGATAAAAGCATTAAAGGAATCATTGCTAATATTGGTGGTGAAGATAGTATTCGTTTACTACCGTATATTGAATTCGATGTAATTCGTGAAAATCCTAAAATTTTTATGGGCTATTCCGACGTGACAGTTTCTCATTTGTTTTGTCTTAAAGCAGGAGTAAGTTCCTTTTACGGTCCAGCCATTTTGACGGATTTTGCTGAAAACGTTGAAATGGATCCCTATACTATTGAAATGTTGAAACGCACACTTTTTTCTGATGAAGTTATTGGTGAAATCAACCCTGCCCAAAAATGGACGAGTGAACATTTGGAATGGGATGCAGTAAATAAAAATCAACGACGAACAATGCAACTAAATACAGGATATGAAGTGCTGCACGGATCTGGAGTTGCACAAGGGAGACTTATTGGCGGTTGCATCGACGTTTTGGAGTTCGCAAAAAGTACAGAAATCTGGCCAGAACCAAAATATTGGGAGGATAGCATTCTCTTTTTTGAAACCTCCGAAGAGAAACCGGAACCCGATCTTATAAAATATTGGCTTCGTAATTATGCCGCACAGGGCATACTGCAAAAGGCAAGCGGTTTAATCTTCGGCAAACCAATGGATGAGAGGTATTATGAATTATATAAAGAAGTCATTCATCAGGTTATGAGGGAAAATAATTTAGAAAACTTACCTGTTCTTTATAACCTGAATTTCGGTCATACTGAGCCAAAATTAGTTTTGCCGTATGGTGCAATGGCGGAGATTGATTGTTCCAAGAAAACTTTTTCAATTCTGGAAAACGGAGTTAAGTAG
- a CDS encoding DUF4260 family protein — translation MWVAHIGMDRMLAYGLKYPQF, via the coding sequence ATTTGGGTAGCCCATATTGGGATGGATAGAATGCTTGCCTATGGATTGAAATATCCACAGTTTTAG
- a CDS encoding DinB family protein: MIDYKIKTKENFTEKVGELVWMLEHSREITWSEVSNLNQSDLDYLPNDNSNSIGSLLSHIASIEYVHQIISFEKRDLTKDEYLKRGTSLELGDKAREVIKNHSIDYYLDELTQVRENTITHLKSKDDNWLFEENKWDNGVPYNNYYLWFHVMEDEINHRGQIRTIKRLLGNR; the protein is encoded by the coding sequence GTGATTGATTATAAAATAAAAACAAAAGAAAACTTTACTGAAAAAGTAGGGGAACTAGTATGGATGCTTGAACATTCGAGGGAAATTACATGGAGTGAAGTCTCTAATTTAAACCAAAGCGATTTAGATTACTTACCAAATGATAATTCAAATTCAATTGGTTCTCTTTTATCACATATTGCCTCAATTGAGTATGTTCATCAAATTATTTCGTTTGAAAAAAGAGATTTAACAAAAGATGAATACCTAAAAAGGGGAACATCTCTGGAGTTAGGAGATAAGGCAAGAGAAGTGATTAAAAATCATTCTATTGATTATTATTTAGATGAATTAACACAAGTTAGAGAAAATACAATAACCCATCTTAAATCCAAGGATGATAACTGGTTATTTGAGGAGAATAAATGGGATAATGGCGTACCTTATAACAATTATTATCTATGGTTTCATGTTATGGAAGACGAAATCAACCATCGTGGACAGATCAGAACAATCAAAAGATTGTTGGGAAATAGGTAA
- a CDS encoding SDR family NAD(P)-dependent oxidoreductase, producing MESLTGKIALVTGGSRGAGRGVAVELGKAGATVYVTGRSTRGRSTNNWPGTIDDTVSQIKAYGGKGIAVRCDHKNDAETKSVIERIRKEQGKLDILVNNVWGAHDLSIEARPFWELSLEHWDTMFTAGVRAQLATNHFAIPLLRENEHALIVHTTFWDEDKYTGQFYYDLAKNALIRMSYGLSIELKKDNIAVLAVSPGFMRTELVLKHHKSDEEHWQESEELIRTETPYYVGRGIKALASDPDVMEKNGQVLRVGDLAKEYQFTDIDGQYIPPFTI from the coding sequence ATGGAATCATTAACTGGAAAGATTGCACTAGTAACAGGCGGAAGCAGAGGGGCTGGACGTGGCGTTGCGGTCGAATTAGGAAAAGCTGGAGCAACTGTTTATGTTACAGGAAGAAGTACTAGAGGGAGATCGACGAATAATTGGCCAGGAACGATTGATGATACTGTATCACAAATAAAAGCGTACGGCGGGAAAGGAATAGCCGTTCGTTGTGATCATAAGAATGATGCAGAAACAAAATCAGTTATTGAACGCATTCGTAAGGAACAAGGAAAGTTAGATATTCTTGTTAATAATGTATGGGGTGCACATGATCTTTCAATCGAAGCCAGACCTTTTTGGGAATTGTCTTTGGAACATTGGGATACGATGTTCACTGCTGGAGTGCGGGCTCAGTTGGCCACGAATCATTTCGCCATTCCGTTACTTCGGGAGAATGAACATGCTCTCATCGTTCACACGACCTTTTGGGACGAAGACAAATACACGGGACAGTTTTATTATGACTTAGCTAAAAATGCACTGATACGAATGTCGTATGGATTATCAATAGAGTTGAAAAAGGATAACATAGCGGTTCTTGCTGTTTCACCTGGTTTTATGAGAACGGAGCTAGTGTTAAAGCACCATAAGTCAGATGAGGAACATTGGCAAGAGTCAGAGGAATTAATACGAACCGAAACACCTTATTATGTTGGACGTGGCATAAAGGCACTGGCAAGTGACCCGGATGTCATGGAGAAAAACGGGCAAGTGTTACGAGTTGGCGACTTGGCAAAAGAGTACCAATTCACCGATATAGATGGTCAGTATATTCCTCCATTTACAATTTAA
- a CDS encoding helix-turn-helix transcriptional regulator, giving the protein MRGDRLVSILMLLQSHGQITAKRLAEKLEVSERTIYRDMEALSRTGIPVTAERGINGGWSLLEDYRTNLTGLKESEIRALFVPQSTHLLDDLGLARTSEEARNKLIASLPSIYRENAKDVWNRIHIDTSTWHQRKEKIESFEILKNAIWGQQKLKIKYQRADGETNERIVQPLGLVAKGNRWYFIASKENDEIRNYRASRIRSAMPTEETFKRPEYFNLAQYWESSTKAFIEKLPRYEVSVKVAPSILTWLKFSSRFVQIVEVDNYVQNDWISVKLSFDTEDEAKGYILGFANRIKVVEPKELHDKILKMAEATVAFYKQWK; this is encoded by the coding sequence TTGAGAGGAGATAGACTAGTATCCATACTTATGTTATTACAATCCCACGGACAAATAACAGCTAAACGATTAGCAGAGAAATTGGAGGTTTCCGAGCGAACCATTTATCGGGATATGGAGGCATTAAGTCGAACCGGTATCCCGGTTACAGCAGAACGAGGTATAAACGGTGGCTGGTCATTACTTGAAGATTATCGTACCAATTTAACAGGTCTGAAGGAATCTGAAATTCGTGCGTTATTCGTTCCCCAGTCTACACACTTACTTGATGATCTAGGGTTGGCCCGTACTTCCGAAGAAGCTAGGAATAAACTGATTGCTTCACTGCCTTCCATTTACCGTGAAAACGCTAAAGATGTCTGGAATCGTATTCACATTGACACAAGCACATGGCACCAGCGAAAAGAAAAGATCGAGTCGTTCGAAATCCTTAAAAATGCCATTTGGGGGCAACAAAAATTAAAAATTAAGTATCAGCGTGCAGACGGAGAGACAAACGAGCGTATTGTACAGCCACTGGGTCTAGTAGCTAAGGGAAACCGCTGGTATTTCATTGCTTCCAAGGAAAATGATGAGATCCGAAATTATAGGGCATCACGTATTCGTTCTGCAATGCCCACGGAAGAAACATTTAAAAGGCCGGAGTATTTCAACCTCGCTCAGTATTGGGAGTCCTCTACAAAAGCCTTTATAGAAAAACTGCCTCGTTACGAAGTGTCGGTGAAAGTAGCGCCGTCTATTTTGACATGGCTAAAATTCTCAAGTCGATTTGTTCAAATTGTTGAAGTCGACAATTATGTTCAGAACGACTGGATATCTGTGAAGCTTTCTTTTGATACCGAAGATGAGGCTAAGGGATATATCTTAGGTTTTGCTAATCGAATAAAAGTGGTTGAACCTAAAGAATTACATGATAAGATCCTTAAAATGGCTGAAGCCACTGTCGCGTTTTATAAACAATGGAAATGA
- a CDS encoding MerR family transcriptional regulator: MKNYWKVGELAKLTGLTVRTLRYYDQIGLFSPSDHSESGHRLYNKSDLSKLQQILSLKHIGLSLGDVQSVLAGSGSYSASEVLSIQITRLKEDIQKQQDLLNELTNALALIQNQQVLSVEELTKLLGVMKMNKEKYFSKDQLDQMKKQYDSMDKEELKKAEQKFDLVMEKLRNHMEQGTSATDKDVQSLANQWQELAGMSGSQNDPEFIKAAEKFHEENPGNELQHGVDAKIYQYIGKALQSN; the protein is encoded by the coding sequence TTGAAGAATTATTGGAAAGTTGGAGAACTTGCGAAGCTAACAGGATTAACGGTAAGGACCTTGCGTTATTATGACCAAATCGGATTGTTTTCTCCTTCCGATCACTCCGAATCTGGTCATCGGCTTTATAATAAGTCGGACCTCTCAAAGCTGCAGCAAATCCTGTCTTTAAAACACATTGGCTTATCGTTGGGAGATGTACAATCTGTCCTAGCCGGCAGCGGCAGTTATAGTGCATCAGAAGTCTTGTCTATTCAAATAACTCGTTTGAAAGAGGATATACAAAAGCAACAAGATCTTTTAAATGAGTTAACGAATGCATTAGCTTTAATTCAAAACCAGCAAGTCTTATCGGTTGAAGAATTAACAAAATTATTAGGAGTGATGAAAATGAATAAAGAAAAATACTTTTCGAAAGACCAGTTAGATCAAATGAAAAAGCAATATGATAGCATGGATAAAGAAGAATTAAAGAAGGCAGAACAAAAATTTGATTTGGTTATGGAAAAGCTTCGTAACCACATGGAACAAGGTACGTCTGCAACGGATAAAGATGTTCAAAGTCTTGCTAATCAATGGCAAGAGCTTGCAGGGATGTCAGGATCGCAAAATGATCCTGAGTTTATAAAGGCTGCTGAAAAGTTCCATGAAGAAAACCCTGGAAATGAATTGCAGCATGGTGTAGATGCAAAAATTTATCAGTACATTGGTAAAGCCTTGCAGAGTAACTAA
- a CDS encoding Hsp33 family molecular chaperone HslO, which produces MRNKIIKALVFDKQVRLFILDNTALIDEIISLNRQNHRLLNLALGKTISGISLLSATMKGEQRLSAIITMSNPKYRIFADTDAHGNIRGYASQSLLKAKGMKDVSFKDLIGHEASIRMIKGSDMNQFTGITDMPYQNIDDDLSHYFKQSEQVETYIETNVCLDEKNTILYSYAMYAQLLPGAPEYLLNEVKEKIDTNSTIFKNLKDMNSIQINKNLKEYFSDSEVIGQHQVQFWCGCSKEMFYGLLYSMESKDLLEYIHANKSIESSCHICGRSYLFSPPEIKTILR; this is translated from the coding sequence ATGAGAAACAAGATTATAAAGGCTTTGGTCTTTGATAAACAAGTCCGTCTATTTATTTTAGATAATACAGCGTTAATTGATGAAATCATCAGTTTAAATAGGCAAAATCATCGATTGCTTAATCTTGCTCTAGGTAAAACAATCTCTGGGATTAGTCTGCTTTCAGCAACTATGAAGGGAGAGCAAAGATTGAGTGCTATTATTACAATGAGTAACCCTAAATATAGGATATTCGCGGATACAGATGCACATGGTAATATTCGTGGATATGCTAGTCAAAGTCTTTTAAAGGCTAAAGGTATGAAAGATGTTTCCTTTAAGGATCTCATTGGACATGAAGCATCCATTCGTATGATTAAAGGATCGGATATGAATCAATTTACGGGAATCACAGACATGCCTTATCAGAACATTGACGATGACCTTTCCCATTACTTTAAGCAAAGTGAGCAAGTGGAAACGTACATAGAAACAAACGTATGTTTGGATGAAAAAAATACAATTCTTTATAGCTATGCCATGTATGCACAATTGCTTCCAGGTGCCCCCGAATATTTGTTAAACGAAGTTAAAGAAAAGATAGATACGAACTCAACCATCTTTAAAAACCTTAAAGATATGAACAGTATACAGATCAACAAAAATTTAAAAGAATACTTCAGCGATTCAGAAGTCATAGGTCAGCATCAAGTTCAATTCTGGTGTGGATGTTCAAAAGAAATGTTCTATGGATTACTATATTCCATGGAAAGTAAAGACTTATTGGAATATATTCATGCTAATAAGTCGATTGAATCCAGCTGTCATATCTGTGGAAGGTCTTATCTATTTTCACCTCCTGAAATCAAAACCATTTTACGATGA
- a CDS encoding transglycosylase domain-containing protein — MSISNTVADSRMQKRKKGKKKRRQLRFKRFLLFFAILAVLSLAGLTAINAAGNVLIDQEKIEQLQNPSTGNAESTREYVSIQEMPDYVWKAFIAIEDHRFMSHFGVDPISLGRALWTNIQAGAFVQGGSTITMQLARNLFLSFEKTIPRKLKEMIIAVNLEQQYSKKEILEMYLNDIYFGHGKFGIEQAAQLYFEKTVRTDGQKETIRLAEAAMLAALPKAPEYYSPIKYPQKAKERQEIVLHRMVELGFITKAEKVAALDTEIMQVAS; from the coding sequence ATGAGTATATCTAACACGGTTGCCGATTCCAGAATGCAAAAACGTAAAAAGGGAAAGAAAAAGCGCAGACAGCTGAGGTTCAAACGGTTCCTCCTCTTTTTTGCTATATTAGCCGTCTTATCCCTTGCAGGACTTACCGCAATTAATGCAGCTGGTAATGTCTTGATTGATCAAGAGAAGATTGAACAATTGCAGAATCCTTCTACAGGAAACGCGGAATCAACCCGCGAGTATGTGTCAATTCAAGAAATGCCGGATTACGTATGGAAAGCCTTTATTGCCATTGAGGACCACCGTTTCATGTCACATTTCGGTGTTGATCCGATTAGTCTGGGCCGGGCACTGTGGACGAATATCCAAGCCGGGGCATTCGTACAAGGCGGGAGTACGATTACGATGCAGCTTGCACGCAATTTGTTTTTATCCTTTGAAAAAACCATCCCCCGCAAGTTGAAGGAAATGATCATCGCTGTGAATCTGGAACAGCAATACTCGAAAAAAGAAATTCTTGAGATGTACTTGAATGACATCTATTTCGGCCATGGAAAGTTTGGCATTGAACAGGCGGCTCAACTTTATTTTGAAAAGACCGTACGTACTGACGGACAAAAAGAAACCATTCGTTTGGCTGAGGCGGCAATGCTGGCAGCTTTGCCGAAAGCTCCGGAATATTATTCGCCGATCAAGTATCCGCAAAAGGCAAAAGAACGTCAAGAAATCGTATTACATCGGATGGTCGAGTTAGGCTTTATTACGAAAGCCGAGAAAGTAGCTGCATTGGATACAGAAATTATGCAGGTTGCGTCTTAG
- a CDS encoding TetR/AcrR family transcriptional regulator: MPRTEEQYEAMRTATRNKIHSAAIKLFAKRGFAATSVKDIADSAGISIGLMYRHYKTKGDLFNELVSYAAEGLDKVVKKFQSDESPKELIRLFTLDILNDLDNDEEVAEFYMLMNQSLSMEEPSSQIQDLNKQSEALLNQTTHLIEKGQELDQFKQGNASEMAFYYFASIQGLMMIKITIGERFKAPNLKIVTEFLIKDYHD; encoded by the coding sequence TTGCCTAGAACGGAAGAACAATATGAGGCAATGAGAACTGCAACTAGAAATAAAATCCATTCAGCCGCAATAAAGCTGTTTGCAAAAAGGGGGTTTGCAGCTACAAGTGTAAAGGATATTGCGGACAGTGCGGGAATCAGTATCGGGCTGATGTACCGTCACTATAAAACCAAAGGGGATTTATTTAATGAACTGGTTTCTTATGCTGCAGAAGGGTTAGACAAGGTTGTGAAAAAGTTTCAAAGTGATGAGTCACCAAAGGAATTAATTCGACTTTTTACGCTGGACATTTTGAATGATCTTGATAATGATGAGGAGGTTGCAGAATTTTATATGCTTATGAACCAATCCTTGAGCATGGAAGAACCTTCTTCTCAAATACAGGATCTTAACAAACAGAGTGAAGCATTATTAAACCAAACAACTCATTTAATCGAAAAAGGCCAGGAACTTGATCAATTTAAACAGGGGAATGCTTCAGAAATGGCTTTTTACTATTTCGCTTCCATACAAGGATTGATGATGATAAAAATTACTATTGGAGAAAGGTTCAAAGCGCCTAATCTTAAAATAGTAACAGAATTTTTGATTAAGGATTACCATGATTGA
- a CDS encoding GNAT family N-acetyltransferase yields the protein MQSGDGKFKVVKADKVDIDVRMQMSKIFAEGFSQWLDYFSKDKNKIAKAFAHMFVLNQFYVVIANDKVAGMAACTDGKTLSIQLNKKELRKHLGFFKGIIAGIVLKKEWEAPFENFPPNSGSIEFVGTANEFRGKGVASQIIRHILENAPYSDYVIEEVADTNFPAMKLYKKLGFEEYKRTPLPEKSVQKSGINNLLSLKYMK from the coding sequence ATGCAATCAGGAGATGGTAAGTTTAAAGTTGTAAAAGCGGATAAAGTTGATATAGATGTAAGAATGCAGATGTCTAAAATTTTTGCGGAAGGATTCTCACAGTGGCTCGACTATTTTTCCAAGGATAAAAATAAAATTGCAAAGGCTTTTGCGCATATGTTTGTTTTAAATCAATTTTATGTGGTTATAGCAAATGATAAAGTTGCTGGAATGGCTGCATGTACAGATGGTAAAACTTTATCGATACAACTTAATAAAAAAGAGTTGAGAAAGCACTTAGGATTTTTTAAAGGTATCATTGCAGGTATTGTTTTAAAAAAAGAATGGGAAGCCCCTTTTGAAAATTTTCCTCCCAATTCAGGTTCGATTGAATTTGTTGGAACGGCTAATGAATTCAGAGGAAAGGGCGTGGCATCGCAAATTATACGACATATTCTTGAAAATGCTCCGTACAGTGATTACGTAATTGAAGAAGTTGCCGATACGAATTTTCCTGCCATGAAATTATATAAAAAGTTGGGTTTTGAAGAGTATAAAAGGACGCCTCTTCCAGAAAAGAGTGTCCAGAAAAGTGGAATCAATAATTTATTGTCTTTGAAATATATGAAATAG
- a CDS encoding IS256 family transposase: protein MAKPKRNPYSEELANKIIEEYQPKSVEDMQDALKDIFGPMFESMLKGEMNHHLGYESNDKAEKDTENRRNGYGKKNIHTSSGALDIQVPRDRDGSFNPKLIPKRKKDVSAIESKVIAMYARGMSQRDISSTVEDIYGFSVSHDMVSDITDSVLPDLEEWQARPLSNCYAFVFVDCMYTTIRNQYETKKYAVYTILGYTMEGTKEILGLWLNETESKHKWMQIFDEIKARGVEDIFFISMDGVSGLEEGAQAIFPNVVVQRCMVHLIRNSVKYVPSKDYKPFTQALRKVYGAPSLKACHSAFESFKQQWAAYPGAIDVWIRNFNHVEQLYDYGSAIRKVMYTTNAVESIHSSFRKVTKKGAFPNENALLKLLFLRIRELEDKWDGGHLRNWAMVMNQLLVHDHFKDRVLKYLE from the coding sequence ATGGCAAAGCCGAAAAGAAATCCTTACTCCGAAGAATTAGCGAACAAGATTATTGAAGAATACCAGCCAAAGTCCGTTGAAGATATGCAGGACGCCCTAAAAGATATATTTGGACCCATGTTTGAATCTATGTTAAAGGGAGAGATGAATCATCATTTGGGGTATGAATCGAATGATAAAGCCGAAAAGGACACAGAGAACAGGCGGAATGGATATGGTAAGAAAAACATTCATACCAGTTCAGGTGCATTGGATATTCAAGTCCCTCGGGATCGTGACGGGTCATTTAATCCAAAACTTATCCCTAAACGGAAAAAGGATGTTTCGGCTATTGAAAGCAAGGTGATAGCCATGTATGCCCGTGGAATGTCCCAACGTGATATCTCCTCCACGGTGGAAGATATCTATGGTTTTTCGGTTTCCCATGACATGGTTTCGGACATTACAGACAGTGTATTACCTGATTTGGAAGAATGGCAGGCGAGGCCTTTAAGTAACTGTTATGCTTTCGTATTTGTGGACTGCATGTATACGACTATCCGGAACCAATATGAGACAAAGAAATATGCCGTCTATACGATTCTTGGCTACACCATGGAGGGAACAAAAGAAATACTTGGGCTATGGCTAAATGAAACAGAAAGCAAGCATAAGTGGATGCAGATTTTTGATGAAATCAAAGCCAGAGGAGTGGAGGACATTTTCTTTATTTCCATGGATGGTGTCAGTGGATTGGAGGAAGGAGCACAAGCCATTTTTCCAAACGTTGTCGTTCAACGCTGCATGGTTCACCTGATACGTAATTCTGTAAAATACGTTCCAAGCAAGGATTATAAGCCATTTACTCAAGCATTAAGAAAGGTATATGGTGCACCAAGTTTAAAAGCTTGTCACAGTGCCTTTGAATCCTTTAAACAACAATGGGCTGCCTATCCGGGGGCGATTGATGTTTGGATACGAAATTTTAATCATGTTGAACAGCTTTATGATTATGGAAGTGCCATACGCAAAGTCATGTATACTACAAACGCCGTAGAAAGTATCCACTCCAGCTTTCGAAAAGTAACGAAAAAAGGAGCATTCCCCAACGAGAATGCCCTGTTAAAACTATTGTTTTTACGAATTCGGGAACTGGAAGACAAATGGGATGGCGGACATCTCCGGAACTGGGCTATGGTTATGAACCAGCTTCTTGTACATGATCATTTCAAAGACAGGGTCTTAAAATATCTTGAGTAA
- a CDS encoding DUF899 domain-containing protein has protein sequence MKKTQNHLELPNVVSRDEWLVARKELLTKEKEFTKERDALNAERRRLPMVEINQDYVFEGPHGKTRLLDLFEGRLQLIVHHFMFDPDWEAGCPACSLAVDNIGHLAHLHARNTSLALVSRAPLPKLQRYKERMGWNIPWYSSHDSNFNYDFHVTLDESVAPIEYNYLTKDELVQKGVPVDSGQSMEVPGVSTFLRDGERIFHTYTTYARGTDLLLGNFNYLDLTALGRQEDWEQPSGRSDGNGKTWLRRHDEYEHSFNPDSCCHSKKS, from the coding sequence ATGAAAAAAACGCAAAATCATCTGGAACTACCAAATGTCGTATCACGTGACGAATGGCTTGTGGCACGTAAGGAACTGCTGACCAAAGAGAAGGAATTCACTAAGGAACGAGATGCGCTGAATGCTGAACGTCGCCGGCTCCCAATGGTAGAGATTAATCAGGACTATGTCTTTGAGGGTCCGCATGGTAAGACACGTCTGCTTGATCTGTTTGAAGGGCGTCTTCAACTTATCGTGCATCACTTCATGTTCGACCCCGATTGGGAAGCAGGTTGTCCGGCTTGCTCACTGGCAGTGGACAATATCGGTCATCTTGCCCACCTGCATGCACGAAATACGTCGCTGGCTCTGGTATCCCGTGCTCCACTTCCCAAGCTCCAACGCTACAAGGAGCGCATGGGTTGGAATATTCCTTGGTACTCATCTCACGATAGCAACTTTAACTATGACTTTCACGTGACGTTGGACGAATCCGTTGCCCCAATTGAATACAATTACTTGACTAAGGATGAGCTTGTTCAGAAGGGTGTGCCCGTTGATTCCGGACAGTCAATGGAAGTACCTGGTGTAAGCACTTTTCTTCGCGATGGTGAAAGAATTTTTCACACGTATACAACGTACGCCCGTGGAACTGATCTACTGCTTGGTAACTTCAATTATCTCGATTTAACAGCACTCGGCAGGCAGGAGGACTGGGAACAGCCATCCGGACGCAGCGACGGCAACGGAAAGACATGGCTTCGTCGTCATGACGAATATGAACACTCTTTTAACCCGGATTCTTGTTGCCACTCAAAAAAGAGTTAA
- a CDS encoding alpha/beta fold hydrolase — protein MDLYYEVNGSGHPVVLMTGGADVRNWSFVAPHLAKHYKVVAFDGRGTGKSPSPLEDVNHVEDLLSLLDHLEINQATLIGHSMGGQIATEFALDYPERVSELVLLAPGLSGFSYSKEFEESMKTIHEAAPNIDKMVKLLLSDSSYRVVTASPHRDLMAQMLRYHMNRMFEWPAIEMVWPQPPAIERLGELTTKTLLIIGKEDSLDNHRVADYFQQHSDAQVVEIPGADHTVNLTHPEKLYRKITGFMKE, from the coding sequence ATGGATTTGTATTACGAAGTAAATGGTAGTGGCCATCCTGTGGTTCTTATGACTGGTGGTGCTGATGTACGGAACTGGTCATTTGTCGCACCTCATTTAGCCAAACACTACAAGGTCGTTGCTTTTGACGGACGGGGAACCGGGAAATCACCGTCCCCTTTAGAAGATGTCAACCATGTTGAAGATTTGCTGTCGCTGCTTGATCATCTAGAAATTAATCAAGCGACACTTATCGGTCACTCAATGGGTGGTCAAATTGCCACTGAATTTGCTTTAGATTACCCAGAAAGAGTTTCAGAACTTGTATTACTTGCGCCTGGATTATCCGGATTTAGCTATTCGAAGGAATTCGAGGAGAGTATGAAGACGATTCATGAAGCTGCCCCTAATATTGATAAAATGGTTAAGCTTTTGCTCAGTGATTCATCGTACCGTGTGGTAACGGCAAGTCCTCACCGCGATTTGATGGCTCAAATGCTCCGGTACCATATGAACCGAATGTTTGAATGGCCCGCAATTGAAATGGTTTGGCCGCAACCACCGGCTATCGAAAGATTAGGAGAATTGACGACCAAGACTTTATTAATAATCGGTAAGGAGGATTCACTCGATAACCATCGTGTTGCAGATTACTTTCAACAGCACTCAGACGCTCAGGTTGTAGAAATTCCTGGTGCTGATCATACGGTCAATCTTACTCACCCTGAGAAGCTGTATCGTAAAATTACTGGTTTTATGAAGGAGTAA